A window of the Hordeum vulgare subsp. vulgare chromosome 5H, MorexV3_pseudomolecules_assembly, whole genome shotgun sequence genome harbors these coding sequences:
- the LOC123396979 gene encoding COP9 signalosome complex subunit 5-like translates to LLSASTIPLNKIEDFGVHCKQYYSLDITYFKSSLDSHLLDLLWNKYWVNTLSSSPLLGNTDYVAGQIFDLADKLEQAEGQLAHSRFGILMPSQRKKEFSFCVHAL, encoded by the exons TTGCTGTCAGCATCTACCATACCACTCAACAAGATAGAAGATTTTGGTGTTCACTGCAAACAG TACTATTCTTTGGATATAACCTATTTCAAGTCATCCCTGGACTCTCACCTCCTTGATCTACTCTGGAACAAGTACTGGGTCAACACATTGTCTTCGTCACCACTTCTGGGTAACACGGATTATGTTGCTGGACAAATCTTTGATTTAG CTGATAAACTAGAGCAAGCTGAAGGGCAACTGGCACACAGTCGATTTGGCATACTTATGCCATCACAGCGAAAGAAAGAGTTCAGTTTCTGTGTTCATGCCCTTTAA